The Petropleomorpha daqingensis genome includes a window with the following:
- a CDS encoding glycosyltransferase, with amino-acid sequence MVNEFSGIGVVQRALYPRLEAMGLELRVSPEREPSGAGLRDRLAALTTALLARPEPGGVYFSTVNPFPLAPGDNAVTLIHDLQWLNTKHGASRLYHALDLRRTVKKSRALLAISERVQRDLLAHFPEDANKITVCRLGPGIVDVPRFEPRASRDIVLMGGAPHKRNELAAEMLADAPESFDKIIGIGVSDRTRAIVEDRVGTDRCIWHYRVPREQVLEILATTYAFILLGVEEGFGLPYIEALASGAHVVAIDQPLTRELLGDAAVLLEDAKSEALAKQWLELQSDLPALQVRQAVASRYSWDDFAAQARAVLTSLPPVT; translated from the coding sequence ATGGTCAACGAGTTCAGTGGCATCGGTGTCGTCCAGCGAGCCCTGTACCCCCGGCTAGAGGCGATGGGTCTGGAGCTTCGCGTCTCCCCGGAACGCGAACCGAGCGGCGCCGGGCTCCGCGACAGGCTCGCAGCCCTGACAACAGCACTCCTGGCGCGACCCGAACCGGGCGGTGTCTACTTTTCCACGGTCAACCCTTTCCCCCTCGCCCCAGGTGACAACGCGGTCACACTGATCCACGACCTCCAATGGCTGAACACCAAGCACGGGGCGAGCCGGCTCTACCATGCGCTCGATCTACGGCGAACGGTGAAGAAGTCCAGGGCGCTGCTCGCCATCAGCGAGCGAGTTCAACGCGATCTCTTAGCACACTTCCCCGAAGACGCGAACAAGATCACCGTCTGTCGCCTCGGGCCTGGCATCGTCGACGTTCCCCGGTTCGAACCGCGGGCGAGTCGCGATATCGTGCTCATGGGCGGCGCACCGCACAAGCGCAATGAACTGGCGGCGGAGATGCTGGCGGACGCACCGGAATCCTTCGACAAGATAATCGGGATCGGCGTCTCAGATCGCACGCGAGCGATTGTCGAAGACCGTGTCGGCACCGACCGATGCATTTGGCATTACCGCGTTCCGCGAGAGCAAGTCCTAGAGATCTTGGCCACGACATACGCGTTCATACTTCTCGGTGTCGAAGAAGGCTTCGGACTTCCCTACATCGAGGCACTCGCTTCAGGCGCACATGTCGTCGCAATAGACCAGCCGCTGACTCGCGAGCTTCTCGGCGATGCGGCGGTCCTGCTCGAAGATGCTAAGTCGGAAGCCCTGGCAAAGCAGTGGCTCGAACTCCAGTCCGACCTGCCCGCGCTCCAGGTACGCCAAGCGGTCGCAAGTCGGTACAGTTGGGATGACTTTGCCGCCCAGGCCCGCGCAGTTCTCACGAGCCTCCCGCCGGTCACATGA
- a CDS encoding polysaccharide biosynthesis tyrosine autokinase gives MIGDLHLRLGDLYRAVRAAWWLPVLGLLLGVGAGVLLTLLATPQFTSRTEFFVSTRDSATTTEAFQGSQFSQERVASYAQLLTGDELARRVIDNLDLGETPSDLAGQITANVVPDTVLLEVTVTDPSAQRAQQIAEALGRQFSDLVTDLETPSGGGASLVKVTVVQKPEVPMEPSSPNPLRNAAIGAVLGLLIGTAAAISRMALDRSVRDPKEISGLVGSPVIGTVFRDERLATSHLIDRSSTTRSAEDYRQLRTNLQFLNVDAPPRVIMVSSPMPSEGKTTVAVNLALALAEAGREVVVVEADLRRPRVTRYFGMVGGVGLTNILAGTAGVSEVSQPYEDGAVTVVGAGPTPPNPSQLLASAHMSSLIAQLRDKYEYVLIDAPPLLPVADATGLAAMVDGVLLSVRYGSSRKDQLQRAAEALEQVGARVLGVILNIVPPKADVSGSYGYGYSYASDLDGGARRLRRQQK, from the coding sequence ATGATTGGGGATCTTCACTTGAGGCTGGGTGACCTCTACCGAGCAGTGCGGGCGGCCTGGTGGCTGCCTGTTCTTGGCCTCCTCTTAGGTGTTGGAGCCGGTGTGCTCCTGACCTTGTTGGCTACGCCGCAGTTCACGTCCCGGACAGAGTTCTTTGTGTCGACTCGGGACTCCGCGACAACAACCGAAGCATTCCAAGGCAGTCAGTTCTCGCAAGAGCGAGTCGCTTCGTATGCGCAGTTGCTCACCGGCGATGAGTTGGCGCGTCGCGTCATTGATAACTTGGACCTCGGCGAGACTCCCTCTGACTTGGCCGGGCAAATCACAGCGAACGTCGTCCCTGATACTGTTCTCCTCGAAGTGACGGTGACGGATCCCTCGGCTCAACGCGCCCAGCAAATCGCCGAAGCCTTGGGGCGACAGTTCTCGGATCTGGTCACCGATTTGGAGACGCCATCGGGAGGCGGCGCGTCGCTCGTAAAAGTCACTGTGGTTCAGAAGCCCGAGGTTCCGATGGAACCGAGTTCTCCAAACCCGTTGCGGAATGCGGCGATCGGCGCGGTCCTGGGCCTGCTCATTGGTACAGCCGCAGCGATCTCGCGCATGGCCCTGGATCGTTCGGTGAGAGATCCGAAGGAGATCTCCGGCCTTGTCGGCTCACCTGTGATTGGCACCGTTTTCCGCGATGAGCGCCTTGCGACCAGCCACTTGATTGATCGCTCGAGCACAACACGATCGGCGGAGGACTATCGTCAACTGCGCACCAACTTGCAGTTCCTCAACGTAGACGCTCCGCCCCGGGTGATCATGGTATCCAGTCCTATGCCGTCGGAGGGCAAAACTACCGTCGCGGTGAACTTGGCATTGGCGTTAGCGGAAGCCGGTCGAGAAGTCGTCGTAGTCGAGGCGGATCTAAGACGGCCGAGAGTTACGCGCTACTTCGGCATGGTTGGTGGCGTCGGCCTTACTAACATCCTGGCCGGTACGGCCGGAGTGTCTGAAGTTTCCCAGCCGTACGAGGACGGCGCCGTCACGGTCGTTGGTGCGGGACCGACGCCCCCCAACCCAAGTCAGTTGCTCGCGTCGGCGCATATGTCATCGCTCATAGCGCAGTTGCGTGACAAGTACGAGTACGTCCTTATCGATGCGCCGCCGCTGCTCCCTGTCGCTGATGCAACAGGCCTGGCGGCCATGGTCGATGGCGTCCTTCTCTCGGTCAGATACGGAAGTTCTCGGAAGGATCAGTTGCAGCGAGCTGCCGAAGCGCTTGAGCAGGTCGGGGCGAGGGTCCTCGGCGTCATCCTCAACATCGTCCCGCCGAAGGCTGACGTGTCGGGTTCCTACGGCTACGGCTACAGCTATGCCTCCGATCTAGACGGCGGAGCGCGACGCCTGCGGCGCCAGCAGAAGTAG